A genomic segment from Phycisphaerae bacterium encodes:
- a CDS encoding MoxR family ATPase yields the protein MEANLQLAGDPLLAKVAELRNNIDRVFLGKPNTVTQVLVGLMSRGHLLIEDAPGVGKTVLARALARSLDLSFSRIQLTPDLLPSDIIGVSIYDAKTGTFEFKRGPIFAHIILADEINRTTPRTQSALLEAMNEAQVSVDGRTLKLEQPFLVIATQNPFEFEGTYFLPENQLDRFALRIRIGYPSREVEARIIREDPSKTALEVLRPVMRREDLIAIQDRVPQIRIDDRLVQYVLDLLEITREHEHLELGVSPRGTLAFIRAAQAAAMLAGRDYVIPDDIKSLFIPVCAHRIATKSFVHEGHTISAEQILTEILRTVTVPE from the coding sequence ATGGAAGCGAACCTTCAACTGGCAGGCGATCCTCTCCTGGCCAAGGTGGCCGAGCTGCGAAACAACATTGATCGGGTGTTCCTGGGGAAGCCCAATACGGTCACCCAGGTTCTGGTTGGCCTGATGAGTCGGGGGCACCTGCTGATCGAGGACGCACCGGGTGTGGGCAAGACCGTGCTGGCCAGGGCCTTGGCTCGCAGCCTGGACCTGTCCTTCTCCCGAATCCAGCTCACCCCCGACCTGCTCCCGTCGGACATCATCGGGGTCAGCATCTACGATGCGAAGACCGGCACCTTCGAGTTCAAGCGCGGGCCTATTTTCGCCCACATTATTCTGGCCGACGAGATTAACCGCACGACTCCCCGCACGCAGTCGGCCCTGCTGGAGGCCATGAACGAGGCTCAGGTCAGCGTCGACGGTCGGACCCTGAAACTCGAGCAGCCTTTCCTGGTCATCGCGACGCAGAATCCGTTCGAGTTCGAGGGCACCTATTTTCTGCCCGAGAACCAGCTCGACCGTTTCGCTCTCAGAATCCGCATCGGCTACCCCAGCCGTGAAGTCGAAGCCCGTATCATCCGCGAGGACCCGAGCAAGACGGCCCTGGAGGTTCTGCGACCCGTGATGCGCCGCGAGGACCTGATTGCGATTCAGGACCGCGTGCCCCAGATCCGCATCGACGACCGGTTGGTCCAGTACGTTCTGGACCTGCTTGAAATCACCCGCGAGCACGAGCACCTGGAACTGGGTGTCTCGCCTCGCGGAACCCTGGCCTTTATTCGAGCCGCACAAGCCGCCGCCATGCTCGCCGGCCGGGACTATGTCATTCCCGATGACATCAAGTCCCTGTTCATTCCCGTCTGCGCGCACCGCATCGCGACGAAGAGCTTCGTGCACGAGGGACATACAATCAGCGCCGAACAGATCCTGACCGAGATCCTCCGCACCGTGACCGTGCCTGAATAA
- a CDS encoding retropepsin-like aspartic protease — MMHGLKTWMPVLLAVGWIVVSSGALLAAEDTSSAGSKVNIRTSGGMRIVAVRRPASSPAINTQALAAPSSVVTAAEPMTAGTLSTPFPRPPLAGFSPLVAITTSDKREFDDLMWDHTVHHTYTGNALNAPANANFIIGIFDSGSVVDLVAEPWDWIVGLTGTRLTGNPFPIGGTGGTVDAIISKPVGYFANGLSAVDAASGLLDLTKVVGHGNTCLLVAPEIACGNGEGLTAVLGTGFVSFFNTIIRVDTPIRRGFGGDDVLSPSVQIQDQSIALPLYPRKMSMTFSSGGLPVTTASYYGLLDPWTWEVDIILPTLLGMGSGMIPLGGYFFGTIGAIEGEPGPTNPLQNMRVLVDTGAQSSIITPGMAANLNLDLYNPDFTVDICGIGGLTTDVPGFWVDYVKMNAAGGALEFSQAPFVVVDMASPDGGQFDGVLGMNFFWNRNVIFQPVPSGSSFLHISDPIPFAYGDLDRDLDVDQDDFEIFSACSSGPGIPFSAECTLVDADDDGDIDQTDFGFFQACLSGENVPADVNCKP; from the coding sequence ATGATGCATGGACTCAAGACGTGGATGCCAGTGCTGCTGGCCGTCGGATGGATCGTCGTCAGCAGTGGTGCGCTGCTGGCGGCCGAGGATACGAGTTCGGCCGGCAGCAAGGTCAACATTCGCACCTCGGGTGGAATGAGAATCGTGGCGGTCAGACGCCCGGCGTCGTCACCTGCCATCAATACTCAAGCTCTCGCTGCCCCCTCATCAGTTGTGACTGCAGCCGAGCCCATGACGGCTGGTACGCTGTCCACGCCGTTTCCCCGGCCGCCTCTGGCGGGTTTTTCTCCTCTCGTGGCCATAACAACCTCGGATAAGCGGGAATTCGATGATCTGATGTGGGATCACACTGTGCACCATACCTACACAGGCAACGCCCTGAATGCGCCTGCGAACGCGAACTTTATCATCGGCATCTTCGACAGCGGCTCAGTCGTTGACTTGGTAGCTGAGCCGTGGGACTGGATCGTGGGCCTCACCGGAACGCGTCTGACGGGGAACCCCTTTCCGATCGGCGGTACGGGAGGGACCGTCGATGCCATCATCTCCAAGCCCGTTGGTTATTTTGCGAACGGGTTGAGCGCTGTCGACGCAGCCTCAGGTCTGCTTGACCTGACCAAAGTCGTCGGTCACGGCAATACCTGCCTGCTGGTAGCACCTGAGATTGCGTGTGGTAACGGCGAGGGGCTGACCGCCGTGTTGGGAACAGGTTTTGTGTCATTCTTCAATACCATTATTCGAGTGGACACCCCGATACGTCGTGGTTTTGGCGGCGACGACGTGCTCAGCCCGAGTGTCCAGATTCAGGATCAGTCGATCGCCCTGCCGCTGTATCCTCGGAAGATGTCGATGACCTTCAGCTCGGGCGGGCTTCCGGTGACAACGGCCTCATACTACGGCCTGTTGGATCCCTGGACGTGGGAGGTGGATATCATCCTGCCGACGCTCTTGGGTATGGGTAGCGGCATGATTCCGCTAGGTGGGTATTTCTTTGGGACGATCGGGGCGATCGAAGGAGAACCGGGGCCGACCAATCCCTTACAGAACATGCGAGTGCTCGTCGACACGGGTGCCCAAAGTTCGATCATCACGCCAGGCATGGCCGCCAATCTCAACCTTGACCTGTATAATCCCGACTTCACGGTCGACATATGCGGAATCGGCGGCCTGACTACCGACGTGCCGGGATTCTGGGTCGATTACGTCAAGATGAACGCCGCCGGCGGTGCATTGGAGTTCTCTCAGGCCCCGTTTGTGGTTGTGGACATGGCCTCGCCTGATGGAGGGCAGTTTGACGGTGTGCTGGGCATGAACTTTTTCTGGAATCGCAACGTGATTTTTCAGCCGGTACCGTCTGGCAGCAGTTTCCTGCACATCTCGGACCCCATTCCCTTCGCTTACGGCGACCTTGACCGCGACCTCGACGTCGATCAGGACGATTTCGAGATCTTCTCGGCGTGCAGCAGCGGCCCCGGGATCCCGTTCAGCGCCGAGTGCACGCTTGTCGACGCCGACGATGATGGCGATATCGACCAGACGGACTTCGGCTTCTTCCAGGCCTGTCTCAGCGGTGAGAACGTTCCGGCCGACGTAAACTGCAAGCCTTGA